The proteins below come from a single Agrococcus beijingensis genomic window:
- a CDS encoding DUF6704 family protein, with amino-acid sequence MSAGNGITDHHATEHHVAQYDSAFVDPGHGHSRAGWVSVLVMLVAISFGTLFFVLDQPMLVWASAGLLLVGIILWPILKKAGFGPKDH; translated from the coding sequence GTGAGCGCAGGCAACGGCATCACCGACCACCACGCGACCGAGCACCACGTCGCCCAGTACGACTCGGCGTTCGTCGACCCGGGGCACGGCCACTCGCGCGCCGGCTGGGTCAGCGTGCTCGTCATGCTCGTCGCGATCTCGTTCGGCACCCTCTTCTTCGTGCTCGACCAGCCGATGCTGGTGTGGGCGAGCGCCGGACTGCTGCTCGTCGGCATCATCCTGTGGCCGATCCTCAAGAAGGCCGGCTTCGGGCCGAAGGACCACTGA
- the trpC gene encoding indole-3-glycerol phosphate synthase TrpC, translating to MLDALTAGALEDAARRRESLPTDRLEAMALQSRTPLDAVTILATPKPDSAGPHIIAEVKRASPSKGALADIPEPAVLAAAYQAGGASAISVLTEERRFLGSLDDLRAVRAEVTIPVLRKDFIADEYQLLEARAFGADIVLLIVASLAPARLVELHRFATSLGLSVLVEVHDEREIDAALDAEARILGVNTRDLKTFTMHPERFAELRARIPAGTVAVAESGVRSVADVARYRQDGADAVLVGEALVTDGDPRSRVAEFGRAS from the coding sequence GTGCTCGACGCGCTCACCGCGGGCGCGCTCGAGGATGCCGCTCGGCGGCGCGAGTCGCTGCCGACCGACCGGCTGGAGGCGATGGCGCTCCAGTCGCGCACGCCGCTCGACGCCGTCACCATCCTCGCGACGCCCAAGCCCGACTCGGCAGGCCCCCACATCATCGCCGAGGTGAAGCGGGCGAGCCCCTCGAAGGGCGCGCTCGCCGACATCCCCGAGCCCGCCGTGCTCGCCGCCGCCTACCAGGCGGGCGGCGCCAGCGCCATCAGCGTGCTCACCGAGGAGCGCCGGTTCCTCGGGTCGCTCGACGACCTGCGCGCCGTGCGCGCCGAGGTGACGATCCCGGTGCTGCGCAAGGACTTCATCGCCGACGAGTACCAGCTGCTCGAGGCGCGCGCGTTCGGCGCCGACATCGTGCTGCTGATCGTCGCCTCGCTGGCGCCCGCGCGGCTCGTCGAGCTGCACCGGTTCGCCACGAGCCTCGGCCTGTCGGTGCTGGTCGAGGTGCACGACGAGCGCGAGATCGACGCGGCGCTCGACGCCGAGGCGCGCATCCTGGGCGTCAACACCCGCGACCTGAAGACCTTCACGATGCACCCGGAGCGCTTCGCCGAGCTGCGCGCCCGCATCCCGGCCGGCACGGTCGCGGTCGCCGAGTCCGGTGTGCGCTCGGTGGCCGACGTCGCACGGTACCGGCAGGACGGGGCGGATGCGGTGCTCGTCGGGGAGGCGCTGGTCACCGACGGCGACCCACGGTCGCGCGTCGCGGAGTTCGGGAGGGCATCATGA
- the trpB gene encoding tryptophan synthase subunit beta yields MTEAQAQAQPLREQHGPWFGEFGGVFMPEPLMAAIDELTACYEACKVDPEFQAEFQRLSREYTGRPSLLTDATRLSAQAGARILLKREDLNHTGSHKINNVLGQALVAQRLGKTRLIAETGAGQHGVATATAAALFGMECVVYMGEVDTERQALNVARMRLLGATVVPVKTGSRTLKDAINEGLRDWVANVDSTHYLMGTVAGPHPFPEMVRDFHRAIGEEAREQTIALTGGLPDAVLACVGGGSNAMGIFHAFLDDADVRLIGLEAAGDGADTERHALSIERGAPGLLHGMRTYLLQDVDGQTLESHSISAGLDYPGVGPEHAWLHDIGRAEYQPVSDAEAMDAFLALTRTEGIIPAIESAHAIAGALRLAKERPGSTILVSLSGRGDKDVATAGRWFDLLDEGAQQL; encoded by the coding sequence ATGACCGAGGCACAGGCACAGGCACAGCCGCTGCGCGAGCAGCACGGCCCCTGGTTCGGCGAGTTCGGCGGGGTGTTCATGCCCGAGCCGCTGATGGCCGCGATCGACGAGCTGACCGCCTGCTACGAGGCGTGCAAGGTCGATCCGGAGTTCCAGGCCGAGTTCCAGCGACTGTCGCGCGAGTACACGGGGCGGCCCTCGCTGCTCACCGACGCCACGCGACTGAGCGCGCAGGCGGGCGCGCGCATCCTGCTCAAGCGCGAGGACCTGAACCACACCGGCAGCCACAAGATCAACAACGTGCTCGGTCAGGCGCTCGTCGCGCAGCGGCTGGGCAAGACGCGCCTGATCGCCGAGACCGGCGCCGGCCAGCACGGCGTCGCGACCGCCACCGCTGCGGCGCTGTTCGGCATGGAGTGCGTGGTCTACATGGGCGAGGTCGACACCGAGCGCCAGGCGCTCAACGTCGCCCGCATGCGCCTGCTCGGCGCGACCGTCGTGCCGGTGAAGACCGGCTCCCGCACCCTCAAGGACGCCATCAACGAGGGCCTGCGCGACTGGGTCGCGAACGTCGACTCCACGCACTACCTGATGGGCACCGTCGCCGGCCCGCACCCGTTCCCCGAGATGGTGCGCGACTTCCACCGCGCCATCGGCGAGGAGGCGCGCGAGCAGACGATCGCGCTCACCGGCGGCCTCCCCGACGCGGTGCTCGCGTGCGTGGGCGGCGGCTCCAACGCGATGGGCATCTTCCACGCATTCCTCGACGACGCCGACGTGCGCCTGATCGGCCTCGAGGCCGCCGGCGACGGCGCCGACACCGAGCGCCACGCGCTGTCGATCGAGCGCGGTGCGCCGGGCCTCCTGCACGGCATGCGCACCTACCTGCTGCAGGACGTCGACGGCCAGACGCTCGAGTCGCACTCGATCTCCGCCGGCCTCGACTACCCCGGCGTCGGGCCCGAGCACGCCTGGCTGCACGACATCGGCCGCGCCGAGTACCAGCCGGTGAGCGACGCGGAGGCGATGGATGCGTTCCTGGCGCTGACCCGCACGGAGGGCATCATCCCCGCCATCGAGTCGGCGCACGCGATCGCGGGCGCGCTGCGCCTGGCGAAGGAGCGGCCCGGATCCACCATCCTCGTCTCGCTCTCCGGGCGCGGCGACAAGGACGTGGCGACCGCGGGCCGCTGGTTCGACCTGCTCGACGAGGGAGCGCAGCAGCTGTGA
- the trpA gene encoding tryptophan synthase subunit alpha: MSRITTAEAIRASGNRALIGYLPVGFPDLDTSVEAAVAIAEAGCTALEIGVPYSDPGLDGPVIQAATQGVLDRGFTLDHLFEAVARITARTEVPVLVMTYWNPVLRHGVDRFAERLAAAGGAGLITPDLTPENAAEWLEAAERHGLDRVFLAAPSSSDARLDAAIDASRGFVYTVSTMGTTGARSDVDQAARGLSERIAARAAATGSEALRCVGLGISTPEQVRDVLTYADGAIVGSALVRALGAGGVDAVRALAASLATGTLDGGPASPDAAPPAEKGAPA, translated from the coding sequence GTGAGCAGGATCACCACCGCCGAGGCCATCCGCGCCAGCGGCAACCGCGCCCTGATCGGCTACCTGCCGGTCGGCTTCCCCGACCTCGACACGAGCGTCGAGGCGGCGGTCGCGATCGCCGAGGCTGGCTGCACCGCGCTCGAGATCGGCGTGCCCTACTCCGACCCGGGCCTCGACGGCCCCGTCATCCAGGCGGCGACGCAGGGCGTGCTCGACCGCGGCTTCACGCTCGACCACCTCTTCGAGGCGGTCGCCCGCATCACCGCGCGCACCGAGGTGCCGGTGCTGGTGATGACCTACTGGAACCCGGTGCTGCGGCACGGCGTCGACCGCTTCGCCGAGCGCCTCGCCGCCGCGGGCGGCGCGGGCCTCATCACGCCCGACCTCACGCCCGAGAACGCCGCCGAGTGGCTCGAGGCCGCCGAGCGGCACGGGCTCGACCGCGTCTTCCTGGCCGCGCCGTCGTCCTCCGACGCCCGCCTCGATGCCGCCATCGACGCATCCCGCGGCTTCGTGTACACGGTCTCGACCATGGGCACCACCGGCGCCCGCAGCGACGTCGACCAGGCCGCGCGCGGGCTGTCGGAGCGCATCGCCGCGCGCGCCGCCGCCACCGGCAGCGAGGCGCTGCGATGCGTCGGCCTCGGCATCTCGACTCCCGAGCAGGTGCGCGACGTCCTCACCTACGCCGACGGCGCCATCGTCGGCTCGGCGCTCGTCCGCGCGCTCGGCGCAGGCGGGGTCGACGCCGTGCGCGCGCTCGCCGCGTCGCTCGCCACAGGTACACTCGACGGCGGCCCGGCTTCTCCGGATGCCGCACCCCCCGCAGAGAAGGGCGCGCCCGCGTGA
- the lgt gene encoding prolipoprotein diacylglyceryl transferase, with amino-acid sequence MLLAFVLRSVTPAWGIQTYALCILAGIVVASVLTGWRLRQRGVDAGYVIDIAVWAVLLGIVAARIFHVVTHPDDYFGPGRDPMTALYVWEGGIAIFGALIGGAVGVWIGCRQTGLRFSTFADALAPGLLLAQAFGRFGNWFNHELFGQPTTLPWGLEIEATNPAFPVGLPEGTLFHPTFAYEIIWNVLGAAVLLWIDRKRDVQWGRLVALYLVWYGLGRSVFETIRLDPSELLLGIRTNVWMAFLAIALGVVVWVIQTRRHPGLEPSPWQPGRQPGAEEGVDSEVYTELPESRTKDEDESAAEPAAATR; translated from the coding sequence CTGCTGCTCGCCTTCGTGCTCCGCTCGGTGACCCCCGCATGGGGCATCCAGACCTACGCGCTGTGCATCCTGGCCGGCATCGTGGTCGCCTCGGTGCTCACCGGCTGGCGCCTGCGCCAGCGGGGCGTCGACGCCGGCTACGTGATCGACATCGCCGTCTGGGCCGTGCTGCTCGGCATCGTCGCCGCCCGCATCTTCCACGTGGTGACGCACCCCGACGACTACTTCGGCCCGGGCCGCGATCCGATGACGGCGCTCTACGTCTGGGAGGGCGGCATCGCCATCTTCGGCGCCCTCATCGGCGGCGCCGTCGGCGTCTGGATCGGCTGCCGGCAGACGGGGCTGCGCTTCAGCACCTTCGCCGACGCGCTCGCGCCCGGCCTGCTGCTCGCGCAGGCGTTCGGCCGCTTCGGCAACTGGTTCAACCACGAGCTGTTCGGCCAGCCGACCACGCTGCCCTGGGGCCTCGAGATCGAGGCGACGAACCCGGCGTTCCCGGTGGGCCTGCCCGAGGGCACGCTGTTCCACCCCACGTTCGCGTACGAGATCATCTGGAACGTCCTCGGCGCCGCCGTGCTCCTCTGGATCGACCGCAAGCGCGACGTGCAGTGGGGCCGCCTGGTGGCGCTCTACCTGGTCTGGTACGGCCTGGGCCGCTCGGTCTTCGAGACGATCCGCCTCGACCCGTCCGAGCTGCTGCTCGGCATCCGCACGAACGTCTGGATGGCCTTCCTCGCGATCGCGCTCGGCGTGGTCGTCTGGGTGATCCAGACCCGCCGGCACCCCGGCCTCGAGCCGTCGCCCTGGCAGCCCGGGCGTCAGCCGGGTGCTGAGGAGGGCGTAGACTCTGAGGTCTACACCGAGCTCCCCGAGTCCCGCACCAAGGACGAGGACGAGTCCGCCGCAGAACCCGCGGCCGCGACCAGATGA